In Sardina pilchardus chromosome 8, fSarPil1.1, whole genome shotgun sequence, a genomic segment contains:
- the fzd10 gene encoding frizzled-10 codes for MTLSSGKLTFLCLLLACGAALSSVISSLDPEQTGEGRCQKIAIPMCKDIGYNLTVMPNLMGHEDQNEAALQLQEFAPLIQVGCHSHLRFFLCSLYAPMCSEKVSMPIPSCRVMCEQAQQKCSPILEKFNFHWPDSLDCSRLPTKNDPNHLCMEAPNNGSDELSDFQPKRTSSAAGGGAGGGSGGGAGGGGGAAGGVGGGGGGGGVTGSGRKDGVNKDDAGRDASTCGGGDPRKFHYVQKSGACAPRCSPRVDVYWSRTDKRFAAGWMAAWSVLCFASSAFTVLTFLVDPQRFRYPERPIIFLSMSYCVYSLGYLVRLSVGSDSVACDSDAGVPYIIQEGLESTGCTVVFLVLYYFGMASSIWWVILTLTWFLAAGKKWGHEAIEAHSSYFHLAAWAVPALKTILILTMRKVAGDELTGLCYVGSLDAEALTAFVLAPLACYLAAGTCFLLSGFVALFHIRRVMRTGGENTHKLERLMVRIGVFSVLYTVPATCVIACYFYERLNMAHWRALAVEQRCLDGSGGSSASSASAASASSSSSAGTSEAEGGRGGVASGEEGGECLLRSSIPAVEIFMVKVFMQLAVGITSGMWVWTSKTLQSWQGLFGRKLRKRTRRKAACVFTGAGGRYLKPPPAAAGLKGHHAGKYEAPGAGPTATCV; via the coding sequence ATGACGCTTTCGTCCGGTAAGCTGACTTTCCTTTGCCTGTTGCTGGCGTGCGGAGCGGCGCTCAGCTCCGTCATCAGCTCGCTGGACCCGGAGCAAACGGGGGAGGGTCGCTGCCAGAAGATTGCCATCCCCATGTGCAAGGACATCGGCTACAACCTGACGGTCATGCCCAACCTGATGGGGCACGAAGACCAAAACGAGGCGGCCCTCCAGCTCCAGGAGTTCGCTCCTCTCATCCAGGTGGGCTGTCACAGCCACCTGCGCTTCTTCCTGTGCTCCCTGTACGCGCCCATGTGCTCGGAGAAGGTGTCCATGCCCATCCCGTCGTGCCGCGTGATGTGCGAGCAGGCGCAGCAGAAGTGCTCGCCCATCCTGGAGAAGTTCAACTTCCACTGGCCGGACTCGCTGGACTGCTCGCGGCTGCCCACCAAGAACGACCCCAACCACCTGTGCATGGAGGCCCCCAACAACGGCTCCGACGAGCTGTCCGACTTCCAGCCCAAGAGGACCAGCAGCGCGgcgggtggaggagcaggaggaggatcaGGAGGAGgcgcgggaggaggaggaggcgcggcGGGCGGCGtaggtggcggcggcggcggaggaggagtgACAGGTAGCGGTCGCAAAGACGGGGTCAACAAAGACGACGCCGGCCGCGACGCGTCGACGTGCGGCGGAGGCGACCCGCGCAAGTTCCACTACGTCCAGAAGAGCGGCGCCTGCGCTCCCCGCTGCTCGCCGCGCGTGGACGTCTACTGGAGCCGCACGGACAAGCGCTTCGCCGCCGGCTGGATGGCCGCCTGGTCCGTCCTCTGCTTCGCCTCGTCCGCCTTCACCGTGCTCACCTTCCTCGTGGACCCGCAGCGCTTCCGCTACCCCGAGCGGCccatcatcttcctctccaTGTCCTACTGCGTCTACTCGCTGGGCTACCTCGTGCGCCTGTCCGTGGGCTCGGACAGCGTGGCCTGCGACAGCGACGCCGGCGTCCCGTACATCATCCAGGAGGGCCTGGAGAGCACCGGCTGCACCGTGGTCTTCCTCGTCCTCTACTACTTCGGCATGGCCAGCTCCATCTGGTGGGTCATCCTCACGCTCACCTGGTTCCTGGCGGCCGGCAAGAAGTGGGGCCACGAGGCCATCGAGGCGCACAGCTCCTACTTCCACCTGGCGGCGTGGGCCGTGCCGGCGCTCAagaccatcctcatcctcaccatGCGGAAGGTGGCGGGCGACGAGCTGACGGGCCTGTGCTACGTGGGCAGCCTGGACGCCGAGGCGCTCACGGCCTTCGTGCTGGCGCCGCTGGCGTGCTACCTGGCGGCGGGCACCTGCTTCCTGCTCTCGGGCTTCGTGGCGCTCTTCCACATCCGGCGGGTGATGCGCACGGGCGGCGAGAACACGCACAAGCTGGAGCGGCTGATGGTGCGCATCGGCGTCTTCTCCGTGCTCTACACCGTGCCCGCCACCTGCGTCATCGCCTGCTACTTCTACGAGCGCCTCAACATGGCGCACTGGCGCGCGCTGGCCGTGGAGCAGAGGTGCCTGGACGGGAGCGGAGGCTCGTCGGCGTCGTCGGCGTCGGCGGCGTCGGCGTCTTCGTCGTCGTCGGCGGGGACGTCGGAGGCGGAAGGCGGCCGAGGGGGCGTGGCGTCGGGCGAGGAGGGTGGCGAGTGCCTGCTGAGGAGCTCCATACCCGCCGTGGAGATCTTCATGGTCAAGGTGTTCATGCAGCTGGCCGTGGGCATCACCAGCGGCATGTGGGTGTGGACGTCCAAGACGCTGCAGTCCTGGCAGGGCCTGTTCGGCCGCAAGCTGCGCAAGCGAACGCGCCGCAAGGCCGCCTGCGTCTTCACCGGCGCCGGGGGACGCTACCTCAAGCCCCCGCCGGCCGCCGCCGGACTCAAGGGCCACCACGCCGGGAAGTACGAGGCGCCCGGGGCTGGACCCACGGCCACCTGCgtctga